A DNA window from Streptomyces sp. B21-083 contains the following coding sequences:
- a CDS encoding ABC transporter ATP-binding protein: MATHAEQLTRPAVRLRGLTRSFGGRTVLDGIDLDIPAGQFTALLGHSGSGKSTLLRAVAGLDHEVEGSGRLSAPERVSVVFQDSRLLPWRRVLGNVLLGTDGKEAAAKGREALAEVGLKGRERAWPSELSGGEAQRAALARSLVREPELLLADEPFGALDALTRIRMHGLLRELWERHRPSVLLVTHDVDEAVALAERVLVLEEGRIGLDLAIDREVAARGEYRGLLLGALGVTADVQ, encoded by the coding sequence ATGGCGACGCACGCTGAGCAACTGACCCGGCCCGCCGTCCGACTCCGGGGTCTGACCCGGTCGTTCGGGGGACGCACAGTCCTCGACGGCATCGACCTCGACATCCCGGCCGGGCAGTTCACGGCCCTGCTCGGGCACAGCGGCTCCGGCAAGAGCACCTTGCTACGGGCGGTCGCGGGCCTCGATCACGAGGTCGAGGGCAGCGGGCGACTCAGCGCCCCCGAGCGGGTGTCGGTGGTCTTCCAGGACTCGCGCCTGCTGCCCTGGCGGCGGGTGCTGGGCAACGTACTGCTGGGGACGGACGGCAAAGAGGCGGCGGCGAAGGGCCGGGAGGCTCTCGCCGAGGTCGGCCTGAAGGGCCGCGAACGCGCCTGGCCCAGCGAGTTGTCCGGCGGCGAGGCGCAGCGGGCCGCGCTGGCCCGGTCGTTGGTCCGGGAGCCCGAACTGCTGCTTGCCGATGAGCCGTTCGGTGCGTTGGACGCGCTCACGCGGATCAGGATGCACGGTCTGCTGAGGGAGCTGTGGGAGCGGCACCGGCCGTCCGTTCTCCTCGTCACGCACGACGTGGACGAGGCGGTCGCTCTCGCCGAGCGGGTGCTGGTGCTGGAGGAGGGGCGGATCGGTCTCGATCTGGCGATCGACCGTGAGGTGGCGGCTCGCGGTGAGTACAGGGGTTTGTTGCTCGGTGCGTTGGGTGTGACGGCGGATGTCCAGTGA
- a CDS encoding TauD/TfdA dioxygenase family protein has protein sequence MSGIEIQKVTANIGARVSGVDISKPLDEDQVAALREALGVHKALVFDDVNLDDEGQQAFVRHFGELTTAHPTVPSVDGAANVLPVDSERGRAANHWHTDVTFVLNPPQASTLRSITVPPYGGETLIASSAAAYRDLPEPLRKLADNLWAEHTNDYDYAVPDETLDEELAAQRAQFTSITFRTAHPVVRVHPLTGERGLFIGGFAQRIVGLPVAESRKILDLLQAYVTRPENVLRHRWSPNQLVLFDNRITQHYAVDNYNGLPRRLHRVTIAGDIPLGIEGKESYSIAGDASHYTSVATVAQS, from the coding sequence ATGTCCGGCATCGAAATCCAGAAGGTCACCGCGAACATCGGCGCCCGGGTGTCCGGCGTGGACATCTCCAAGCCACTCGACGAGGACCAGGTCGCCGCCCTCCGGGAGGCACTGGGCGTCCACAAGGCCCTGGTCTTCGACGACGTGAACCTCGACGACGAGGGCCAGCAGGCCTTCGTCCGCCACTTCGGCGAACTGACCACAGCCCATCCGACCGTGCCGTCCGTCGACGGCGCCGCGAACGTCCTGCCCGTCGACAGCGAGCGGGGCCGCGCCGCCAACCACTGGCACACGGACGTCACCTTCGTCCTCAACCCGCCGCAGGCCAGCACCCTGCGCAGCATCACGGTCCCGCCGTACGGCGGCGAGACCCTGATCGCCAGTTCGGCCGCCGCCTACCGTGATCTGCCGGAACCCCTGCGGAAGTTGGCCGACAACCTGTGGGCCGAACACACCAACGACTACGACTACGCGGTGCCGGACGAGACCCTCGACGAGGAACTGGCCGCCCAGCGCGCCCAGTTCACGTCCATCACGTTCCGCACGGCCCACCCGGTCGTCCGCGTCCACCCCCTGACCGGCGAACGCGGGCTGTTCATCGGCGGGTTCGCGCAGCGGATCGTCGGTCTGCCGGTCGCCGAGTCCCGCAAGATCCTGGATCTGCTGCAGGCGTATGTCACCCGCCCGGAGAACGTCCTGCGCCACCGCTGGTCGCCGAACCAGCTCGTCCTCTTCGACAACCGCATCACCCAGCACTACGCCGTCGACAACTACAACGGCCTGCCGCGCCGCCTGCACCGGGTGACCATCGCCGGTGACATCCCGCTCGGCATCGAGGGCAAGGAGAGCTACTCGATCGCGGGTGACGCCTCGCACTACACGTCGGTCGCCACTGTCGCCCAGTCGTAG
- a CDS encoding LLM class flavin-dependent oxidoreductase, with product MTRLLHLNAFLMNTGHHEASWRLPESDPYAHVELDHYVRLARTAERGTFDSLFLADGPQLWGNLAQRPAGSLEPLTLLTALATATKHIGLIATASTSYNSPYNLARKFASLDIISGGRAGWNIVTTAGAEAARNFGLDAEPAHAQRYARAAEFLDVALKLWDSWEDDAIVGDKASGVWGDDAKVHPPRHRGTYFSVEGALNVPRSPQGYPLLVQAGSSEDGKAFAARYAEAVFTAQQTVEDAQAFYADLKSRTAAAGRDPDHIKVLPGIVPVLGSTEAEALANEQVLEDHIVYTHGVDRLESLLQLPGGTLELDGPLPADLPPESAIEGARSRYTLVVELARRERLTVRQLIGRLGGGRGHLTFAGTPEQVADEIETWFTRGAADGFNIMPAVLPSGLDAFVDHVVPILRARGLLRREYGPRRTLRETYGLPRPANQYATPALV from the coding sequence ATGACCCGTCTCCTCCACCTCAACGCCTTCCTCATGAACACTGGTCACCACGAGGCCTCGTGGCGGCTTCCCGAGAGTGATCCGTACGCCCATGTCGAGCTGGACCACTATGTGCGGCTCGCCCGGACCGCCGAACGGGGCACCTTCGATTCGCTGTTCCTCGCCGACGGGCCGCAGTTGTGGGGCAACCTGGCCCAGCGTCCCGCGGGTTCGCTGGAGCCGCTCACCCTGCTGACGGCCCTGGCGACGGCGACCAAGCACATCGGGCTGATCGCCACCGCCTCCACGTCGTACAACTCGCCCTACAACCTGGCCCGGAAGTTCGCCTCGCTCGACATCATCAGCGGTGGCCGGGCGGGCTGGAACATCGTCACCACCGCTGGTGCCGAGGCCGCCCGTAACTTCGGGCTCGACGCGGAGCCCGCCCATGCCCAGCGGTACGCCCGGGCCGCCGAGTTCCTCGATGTCGCCCTCAAGCTCTGGGACAGCTGGGAGGACGACGCGATCGTCGGCGACAAGGCTTCCGGCGTCTGGGGCGACGACGCGAAGGTCCATCCGCCGCGCCACCGGGGGACGTACTTCAGCGTCGAGGGCGCCCTCAACGTGCCGCGTTCGCCGCAGGGTTACCCGCTGCTGGTGCAGGCGGGGTCCAGCGAGGACGGCAAGGCGTTCGCGGCCCGGTACGCGGAAGCCGTGTTCACCGCCCAGCAGACCGTCGAGGACGCGCAGGCCTTCTACGCCGACCTCAAGTCCCGTACGGCGGCGGCCGGTCGCGACCCCGACCACATCAAGGTGCTGCCCGGCATCGTCCCGGTGCTCGGCTCCACGGAGGCGGAGGCACTGGCGAACGAGCAGGTCCTGGAGGACCACATCGTGTACACGCACGGCGTGGACCGCCTGGAGAGTCTGCTGCAACTGCCCGGCGGGACCCTGGAGTTGGATGGCCCGCTGCCGGCGGATCTGCCGCCCGAGAGCGCGATCGAGGGCGCCAGGAGCCGCTACACGCTCGTCGTCGAGCTGGCCAGGCGCGAGCGTCTCACCGTACGACAGCTCATCGGACGGCTCGGCGGCGGGCGCGGGCATCTCACCTTCGCCGGTACGCCCGAGCAGGTCGCCGATGAGATCGAGACCTGGTTCACCCGGGGTGCCGCCGACGGTTTCAACATCATGCCCGCCGTGCTGCCCTCCGGTCTCGACGCGTTCGTCGACCACGTCGTCCCGATCCTGCGCGCCCGCGGTCTGCTCCGCCGCGAGTACGGGCCCCGCCGCACCCTCCGCGAGACGTACGGCCTCCCGCGCCCCGCGAACCAGTACGCCACGCCCGCTCTCGTCTGA
- a CDS encoding ABC transporter permease has product MTAVTTTTSATASATTSTSASTSTTKTSAVSVAAGGERSQVRRRRRLSPGRRLPAAQLIGPVLVIALWAVASAAGQLDPAAVPAPWTVLRTGVHLWTEGTLPEDILTSLRRAASGFAIGLTAGIVLALAAGLSRVGEALIDGTVQLNRAIPTLGLIPLFILWLGIGETFKIAIIAIVVYIPIYLNTHAALAGIDSRFVELAEVQGLSRLQFVRQIVIPGALPGFFVGLRLGVTGSWLGLVVLEQINATNGLGYLMFQAQNYGQSDVILVGLAVYGIFGLVSDSAVRLIERRVLSWRRTLSN; this is encoded by the coding sequence GTGACCGCCGTGACCACGACAACGTCAGCGACCGCATCAGCGACAACCTCCACGTCCGCGTCTACGTCCACGACCAAGACCTCGGCCGTATCCGTCGCCGCCGGCGGAGAGCGTTCACAGGTCCGGCGGCGGCGTCGGCTCTCCCCCGGCAGGCGTCTGCCCGCCGCCCAGCTCATCGGTCCCGTCCTCGTCATCGCCCTGTGGGCCGTGGCCTCCGCCGCCGGACAGCTCGACCCGGCCGCGGTCCCGGCACCCTGGACCGTGCTGCGGACCGGCGTCCATCTGTGGACCGAGGGGACCCTCCCCGAGGACATCCTGACCTCGCTGCGGCGGGCCGCCTCCGGCTTCGCGATCGGCCTGACCGCAGGCATCGTCCTCGCCCTGGCGGCCGGGCTCAGCAGGGTCGGCGAGGCCCTGATCGACGGGACGGTGCAGCTCAACCGGGCGATCCCGACGCTGGGTCTGATCCCGCTGTTCATCCTCTGGCTGGGCATCGGCGAGACGTTCAAGATCGCGATCATCGCCATCGTCGTCTACATCCCGATCTATCTGAACACGCATGCCGCGCTGGCCGGCATCGACAGCCGCTTCGTCGAACTCGCCGAGGTACAGGGCCTGTCGAGGCTCCAGTTCGTCCGGCAGATCGTCATTCCCGGCGCGTTGCCCGGCTTCTTCGTCGGCCTGCGGCTCGGGGTCACCGGTTCCTGGCTGGGGCTGGTCGTCCTGGAGCAGATCAACGCCACCAACGGGCTCGGCTATCTGATGTTCCAGGCCCAGAACTACGGCCAGAGCGACGTCATCCTCGTCGGCCTCGCCGTCTACGGCATCTTCGGCCTGGTGTCCGACAGCGCGGTCCGTCTCATCGAACGGAGGGTGCTGTCATGGCGACGCACGCTGAGCAACTGA
- the pepN gene encoding aminopeptidase N, translating to MPGENLSRDEARERAALLSVDGYEVFLDVRSALGDTGSGSGAGGARTFRSVTTIRFRCAEPGAASFADLVAPSVTAVSLNGRDLDPGAVFDGTRILLEDLAADNELVVDAQCAYSRTGEGLHRFVDPEDGEVYLYTQYEPADSRRVFANFEQPDLKAPFRFEVRTPEEWVAWSNGVGELVDGVWRFAETKPISTYITAILAGPYHYVTDSYSRTFADGTTLDIPLGAMCRKGLAPYFDSDDVFLVTKQGLDFFHDHFDYPYPFGKYDQAFVPEYNLGAMENPGLVTFREEFIFRGKVTQAAYERRANVVLHEMAHMWFGDLVTMEWWDDLWLKESFADFMGSFSLVEATRFTSGWVTFANNRKAWAYRADQLPSTHPVTADIRDLEDAKLNFDGITYAKGASVLKQLVAYVGPEAFLEGARRYFKRHAYGNTRLGDLLSVLEETSGRDMASWSRAWLQTAGVNSLTPAVLLNADGLITELAVIQEAAESHPELRPHRVAVGLYRRSPDGVLERYARAEVDVDGPRTVVGELVGSEAPDLVLVNDDDLTYCKIRFDEGSLATLRAHLGEITDPLARALCWSALWNLTRDALMPARDFVDLVLRFAGRESDIGVLQMLHAWAGSALTHYAAPEWRAAGERLLAEGALKELRLAEPGSQHQLTWARFFAAVASSEAHLQLLQGLLEGTAKIDGLDVDQELRWAFLEPLTSHGVADEKALAAELARDDTASGKRHQVRCLAGRPSAAVKAQAWAQVVESDALSNALVEATISGFVQGSQRQLLAPYAERYFEVIERTWADRSIQIGMDVVRGLFPSLQDSPETLAATDTWLTTHADAAPALRRLVLESRDDLARALRAQACDGLAAR from the coding sequence GTGCCCGGTGAGAATCTGTCCCGAGACGAGGCCCGGGAGCGGGCCGCACTGCTGTCCGTCGACGGGTACGAGGTGTTCCTCGACGTGCGGTCCGCCCTGGGCGACACAGGTAGTGGCAGTGGGGCGGGCGGGGCTCGGACCTTTCGGTCCGTGACCACGATCCGGTTCCGGTGCGCGGAGCCCGGTGCCGCCAGCTTCGCGGATCTTGTCGCGCCCAGTGTGACCGCCGTCTCCCTCAACGGCCGGGATCTCGACCCGGGGGCCGTCTTCGACGGCACGCGCATCCTGCTGGAGGACCTCGCCGCGGACAACGAGCTGGTCGTCGACGCCCAGTGCGCCTACTCCCGCACCGGCGAGGGCCTGCACCGCTTCGTCGACCCCGAGGACGGCGAGGTGTACCTGTACACGCAGTACGAGCCCGCCGACTCCCGCCGCGTCTTCGCCAACTTCGAACAGCCCGACCTGAAGGCCCCCTTCCGCTTCGAGGTGCGGACGCCGGAGGAATGGGTCGCGTGGAGCAACGGAGTCGGGGAGCTCGTCGACGGGGTGTGGCGGTTCGCCGAGACCAAGCCCATCTCCACCTACATCACCGCCATCCTCGCGGGGCCCTACCACTACGTCACCGACTCGTACTCCCGTACGTTCGCCGACGGTACGACCCTCGACATCCCCCTCGGCGCCATGTGCCGCAAGGGTCTCGCCCCCTACTTCGACTCCGACGACGTCTTCCTCGTCACCAAACAGGGGCTGGACTTCTTCCACGACCACTTCGACTACCCGTATCCCTTCGGGAAGTACGACCAGGCGTTCGTGCCCGAGTACAACCTCGGCGCGATGGAGAACCCGGGGCTGGTCACCTTCCGCGAGGAGTTCATCTTCCGCGGGAAGGTGACACAGGCGGCGTACGAGCGGCGGGCGAACGTCGTCCTGCACGAGATGGCCCACATGTGGTTCGGCGACCTCGTCACCATGGAGTGGTGGGACGACCTGTGGCTCAAGGAGTCCTTCGCCGACTTCATGGGCTCCTTCTCGCTCGTCGAGGCGACCCGTTTCACCAGCGGCTGGGTCACCTTCGCCAACAACCGCAAGGCCTGGGCCTATCGCGCCGACCAGCTCCCCTCCACGCACCCCGTCACGGCCGACATCCGCGACCTGGAGGACGCCAAGCTCAACTTCGACGGCATCACGTACGCCAAGGGCGCCTCCGTGCTCAAGCAGCTCGTCGCCTACGTGGGGCCGGAGGCGTTCCTCGAAGGTGCGCGGCGGTACTTCAAGCGGCACGCGTACGGCAACACGCGCCTCGGCGATCTGCTGTCCGTGCTGGAGGAGACCAGCGGGCGGGACATGGCGTCCTGGTCGCGGGCGTGGCTGCAGACCGCCGGGGTCAACTCCCTCACCCCCGCTGTGCTGTTGAACGCGGACGGGCTGATCACCGAGCTGGCCGTGATCCAGGAGGCCGCCGAGTCTCACCCTGAACTGCGGCCCCATCGGGTGGCCGTCGGCCTCTACCGGCGTTCGCCGGACGGGGTGCTGGAGCGGTACGCGCGTGCCGAGGTCGATGTCGACGGGCCCCGCACCGTCGTCGGTGAGCTGGTCGGGAGCGAGGCGCCCGACCTCGTGCTCGTCAACGACGACGACCTGACGTACTGCAAGATCCGGTTCGACGAGGGCTCGTTGGCGACGCTGCGGGCGCATCTCGGGGAGATCACCGACCCGCTCGCCCGCGCCCTGTGCTGGTCCGCGCTGTGGAACCTGACGCGGGACGCGTTGATGCCGGCCCGGGACTTCGTCGACCTGGTGCTGCGGTTCGCGGGGCGCGAGTCGGACATCGGCGTGCTGCAGATGCTGCACGCGTGGGCGGGCTCCGCGCTCACCCACTACGCGGCCCCCGAGTGGCGGGCGGCCGGTGAACGTCTGCTCGCCGAGGGCGCGTTGAAGGAACTGCGGCTCGCCGAACCGGGCAGCCAGCACCAGTTGACGTGGGCCCGCTTCTTCGCGGCCGTGGCGTCGAGCGAGGCCCATCTCCAGTTGCTCCAGGGGCTGCTGGAGGGCACGGCGAAGATCGACGGCCTCGACGTCGACCAGGAGCTGCGGTGGGCGTTCCTGGAACCGCTCACCTCGCACGGCGTCGCCGACGAGAAGGCCCTCGCGGCCGAACTCGCCCGCGACGACACGGCGTCCGGCAAGCGCCACCAGGTGCGCTGTCTCGCCGGCCGCCCCTCAGCCGCCGTCAAGGCGCAGGCGTGGGCCCAGGTCGTCGAGTCGGACGCGCTGTCCAACGCCCTCGTCGAGGCCACCATCTCGGGCTTCGTGCAGGGTTCACAGCGGCAGCTTCTCGCGCCGTACGCGGAGAGGTACTTCGAGGTGATCGAGCGGACGTGGGCCGACCGCTCGATCCAGATCGGGATGGATGTCGTACGGGGCCTGTTCCCGTCCCTCCAGGACTCACCGGAGACCCTGGCGGCGACGGACACCTGGCTGACGACCCACGCGGACGCGGCGCCGGCCCTGCGGCGCCTTGTCCTGGAGTCCCGGGACGACCTGGCACGGGCGCTGCGGGCGCAGGCGTGCGACGGCCTCGCGGCGCGGTAG
- a CDS encoding DsbA family protein encodes MSETSSTKTPVDFWFDPLCPWAWMTSRWVLEVEKVRDIEVSWHIMSLAVLNEDKLDELPDEYREMLAVKAWQPVKVVTAAWQKHGADVLGPLYTAMGTRIHNGGEGPTLEAIAGALADVGLPADLIDYAEQQDFEFDAELRASHKEGISKVGQDVGTPVIAVPGADGEQIAFFGPVVTPAPKGEEAAKLWDGTLLVASVPGFYEIKRSRTAGPDFSNL; translated from the coding sequence ATGTCCGAGACGAGTTCGACCAAGACCCCCGTCGACTTCTGGTTCGACCCGCTCTGTCCCTGGGCCTGGATGACCTCCCGGTGGGTCCTGGAGGTGGAGAAGGTCCGTGACATCGAGGTCAGCTGGCACATCATGAGCCTGGCCGTGCTCAACGAGGACAAGCTCGACGAGCTGCCCGACGAGTACCGCGAGATGCTCGCGGTGAAGGCCTGGCAGCCGGTGAAGGTCGTGACGGCGGCCTGGCAGAAGCACGGCGCCGACGTCCTCGGCCCCCTCTACACGGCCATGGGCACGCGCATCCACAACGGTGGCGAGGGGCCGACCCTTGAGGCGATCGCCGGCGCCCTGGCCGACGTCGGCCTGCCCGCCGACCTGATCGACTACGCCGAGCAGCAGGACTTCGAGTTCGACGCCGAGCTGCGCGCCTCCCACAAGGAGGGCATCAGCAAGGTCGGCCAGGACGTCGGCACCCCGGTGATCGCGGTCCCCGGCGCCGACGGCGAGCAGATCGCCTTCTTCGGCCCGGTCGTCACCCCGGCTCCCAAGGGCGAGGAGGCCGCCAAGCTGTGGGACGGCACTCTCCTGGTCGCCTCGGTCCCCGGGTTCTACGAGATCAAGCGCTCGCGGACGGCGGGCCCGGACTTCAGCAACCTGTAG
- a CDS encoding ABC transporter substrate-binding protein, producing the protein MPSSPVPGVDRRLFLTSLFGAAAGVAGLSGCAASASADAKGASTAPLADRVPAGTSLKISSYLGTQQLQLKLGKLGDLPFKVSTWANIGAGPDVINAFRAGSLDVANNAGIPPIQAHYQGYDTKIVAINVTRKPNYLFATKPGSDIRTVADFRGRKLAFSQGQAQGVVLLRALKQAGLAYDEVTLVPLTSNQFFTALQSGQVDIAPLANSQAPAYLQQYGPKGAHAIETDVVDLLNLLWAPVSVLNDSAKAAAIAAYIPYWAKGQVWAYENPDSWNEEFYVKTQNLTLPQAQAITKLANKPLLPPSWAEAIKWEQETADLLAEGGFVEKFDVSSLFDHRFEGIAAKSVTAEYRR; encoded by the coding sequence GCGCCGCGAGCGCCTCCGCCGACGCCAAGGGCGCCTCGACCGCCCCGCTCGCCGACAGGGTTCCGGCCGGTACGAGCCTGAAGATCTCCTCGTATCTGGGCACCCAGCAACTCCAGTTGAAGTTGGGCAAGTTGGGTGACCTGCCGTTCAAGGTGTCGACGTGGGCGAACATCGGCGCAGGTCCCGACGTCATCAACGCCTTCCGTGCGGGCTCCCTCGACGTCGCCAACAACGCGGGCATCCCGCCGATCCAGGCGCACTACCAGGGCTACGACACGAAGATCGTCGCGATCAACGTCACCCGTAAGCCGAACTACCTCTTCGCCACCAAGCCCGGCAGCGACATCCGCACGGTCGCGGACTTCCGGGGCAGGAAACTCGCCTTCTCGCAGGGGCAGGCTCAGGGAGTCGTCCTCCTGCGGGCGCTGAAGCAGGCCGGGCTCGCGTACGACGAGGTCACGCTCGTCCCGCTGACCAGCAACCAGTTCTTCACCGCCCTGCAGTCGGGCCAGGTGGACATCGCACCGCTGGCCAACAGCCAGGCACCCGCGTATCTGCAGCAGTACGGCCCCAAGGGCGCCCACGCCATCGAGACGGACGTGGTCGACCTGCTCAACCTGCTGTGGGCGCCGGTCTCCGTGCTGAACGACTCCGCGAAGGCCGCCGCGATCGCCGCGTACATCCCGTACTGGGCGAAGGGCCAGGTGTGGGCGTACGAGAACCCCGACAGCTGGAACGAGGAGTTCTACGTGAAGACGCAGAACCTGACCCTCCCCCAGGCGCAGGCGATCACGAAGCTCGCCAACAAGCCTCTTCTCCCGCCGAGTTGGGCCGAGGCCATCAAGTGGGAGCAGGAGACCGCGGATCTGCTCGCGGAGGGCGGCTTCGTGGAGAAGTTCGACGTGAGTTCGCTCTTCGACCATCGCTTCGAGGGCATCGCGGCGAAGTCCGTGACCGCGGAGTACCGGAGGTGA